TTTGCTTCAATTGTGGATAGTGCAACACACTTCTGCAATCTTGATTGCCATGACACAACTCCCCTTGTAAAAGTATAAAGATATCCTAAAGTTAATTTTCTACCATCAAGATCTCCAGCCATATCTGAATCTGTATAGCCTTCCAATATTGGATCAGCTCACCCAAAGCACAAACTTGATTTTGAAGTACCCTTAAGATACCTGAGAATCCACGTAACTGCCtcccaatatttctttttagggttagaaagaaaaaaacttaCCATACCTACCGCATGTGCGAAATCTGGCATCGTGCAAACCATGGCATACATCAGACTTCCAACTGCTGAAGAATATGAAATTTTAGACATCTCCTCAATCTCTTTCTTGGATGAGGGGCACGAACTCTTGCTCAACTTGAAGTGATTCTCCAAAGGACACCTACCGTTTTGGCATTACTCATTTTGAACGATTTTATCACCCGTTCAGTATAATTTTCTTGAGATGGCTATAACTTTATGTTTCTCTTATCTCGAGTTATCTATAATCCCATAATTTATTAAGCTATACCTAAGTCTTTCATTCCAAAGGACTTAGAGATTTCTTTCTTCAACTGTCTAATATTTGTTACATCTTGTCCGACAATCAATATGTCATCCACATAAAATAGAAGTACAACAAAATTGCCATCCAAAATCTCTGAATGTAAACACATTGATTTACAGTAGTCTTTTTATATCCTCGACTAACCATGAATGAGTCAAACTTCTTGTATCAATACCTTAGTGCTTGCTTCAGGCCATATAAGCTTTTTGTAAGCTTATAGACAAGGTTTTCTTTTCCTGAAACCTCAAAACCTTCCAGCTGCTCCATATAGATTTCTTCATTTAGATCACCATGAAGAAATGTTGTCTTGACATTCATTTGTTCAAGCTCCAAATTCAAACTGGCTACCAATCCAAGGATGATACGAATTGAAGTCAATTTTACAACTGGTGAAAATATTTCCTCAAAGTCAATTCCCTTTTTCTATAGGAATCCTTTGACTACTAACCGAGCTTTATGTTTCACCACCTTTCCGCTGCCATATTTCTTGAGCTTGAATACCCATTTTCTCTTTAGTGCCTTCTTTCCTTATGGAAGTTTCACATCTCATAAGTGTTGTTTTTCAGTAAAGAGTTTATTTCTTCGGTCATTAATTGCAACCATTTTTCTTTATTCTTATGAGATATAGCTTCATGAAAACTCTCTGGTTCTCCATCTTCAGTAAGTAGAAAATGCTCGGATTCTGAGTATTGAGTTTATAGAATTCGACCTCATTCAGATCgaaaaaattattgattattGGCTTCAGGAGGTGTACCATCATCATTCCCCTGTGATGGTTCTGTAGCTTCTAAAGAGGTTTGTGTCTCCCCCTTCCGAACATCTTTTTGTTCTGCTTTTGGTATTGCCTCATGCTCCCCCATGCTATTTGTGGCAAACTACAATGGTAGTGGATCTAGACCAATTTTCTAGGCACTTGAATTTCTTTCATGAGACATTGTGGGCttttcaaagtcttctattGTCTAATTTTCATAGAATACAACATCCCTACTTCTGATCATCGTCTTCTGTATTGTATCCCATAATCTATATCAAAATTCTTCATCTTCATAGCCCATAAAGATACATGGTATAGTTCTACCATCAAGCTTCTTTTTGATCTCCTTGGATACATGTGCATGTGCTAAACAACTGAATACCCTTAAGTGAGAATATGAGGGATTCTTATCAGACCATATTTTCTCTAGAACCTCAAAATTCAATGAGGCTGATGGTGACCAGTTGATTAGGTAGCAGGCGGCGCGAACAGCTTCTCCCCAGAATGGCTTAGGTATCTTTGCCATACTAATCATACTAACTCTTTCCATGATTGTTCGGTTCATTTTCTCGGCTACTCCATTGTGTTGTGGGGTGCGTGGGACCATCTTCTCATGTCGAATCCCTTGTCTTTTGCAATAGGAATCAAACTCCTTAGAAGTATACTCACTCCATTATCTAAGTGAAggcattttaatttctttcctaTTTCACGCTACCATGGCATGAAATATCTTGAAATAGTCAAAAGGCTAGTCCTTTGTATTTAAAAAGTACACCCATACCTTTCAGAagcatcatcaataaaagtaaaaaaataccCATTACCGCCAAATGATTTCTCCTCTATGGAACCGCAAATATCAGAGTGTACCAGACTGACTAACTCTGATCTTCTAGTTGAAGAAAATGTAAATGAGACTCTGTGTTACTTTCCGAATAAGCAATGTTTACCAGGGTCTAAAGCAACATTCTTGTTCATTctgataagttttttttgttaGAATTAATATTCCTTTTTCACTCATGTGTTCGGGTCTCTGGTTCCACAGGTTTTGAGATGCCTTTTTTTTCATAACATTGAGGTTTTCTGAGCATACCTTCATATGAGTTTTATATAGGTTGCCACAAATATATCCTCGAGAGAGAACCATAACTCCTTTCAGCAATTTCCATGTGCCTTTTCCGAAATGACTTTCATAGCCATGTTTGTCAAGAGCTATACCTGATATTAGATTTAGCCGAAGATCTGGCACATGGCGGACATCCTTCAATATCATTGTAATCCCGACATTTGTTTGTATTTCCAATTATCTCACAAGAAGAAGTGTTCCCCATCTTCACTACTCCAAACTCTCCTACTTTGTATGTTGTGAAGAAATCTTTTCGAGATGTGGCGTGATATGATGTTGCAGTATCTACAACTCATTCATTATCTTCTTAACTTGAGACATGAAGGCATATCTCTTCTTGGATGGAATAAATGACTACCTCTCCATGGATAGTGACTAATGCATCTCCATCCTTCTCATTCAACTGCCCCTTCTCCTTCTGCAATTTTCTATAGTTCTTATTTAAATGGACCTTTATTCCACAGTGGTGGTAGCACTCATATGATGGCTGCCTACCGTCTGTGGATTTTCCCTTACTCTTGCTTTTGTCTCTCTTCTTATCTTGACTTCTTCCTTGTTGTCTTCCTCTTTCTATAATAAGGGCATGCGACTCACCATGATCGATGTCCTTTCTTCATTAAATAAGGCATCtttgatcatagacatgatcAGATTTCCACCAGGAGATGAATTACTGAGAGAAACTACCAGCGTCTCCCAACTATCAGGAAGAGAACTAAGAAGTAGTAGGGCTTGTATCTCATCCCCGAGCAGCATGTCAACAGacgataattaatttatcaagcTCTGAAACTCACTGATATGCTAGGCAAATGAAGTTTCATGCTTTAACTTCAAATTTACCAAATGCCTCATCAATAGAGCTTCATTCTAAGTAGTCTTGGCTTGATACATCCCTTCTAACTTTATCCATAGGGCATACACATTTGTTTCTTGTGCAATATGATAAAAAACTCTATCATTCATCCATTGTCGAATTTGACCGATAGTTTTTCTGTTTAATTTCTTCCACTCTGCTTTTTGGTGGAATTGACGTTCTTTCCTTTTGCTTCTATGGGATCATACATATCTTTATAACTGAGGAGATCTTCTATCCGATGTCTCTATAATGTGTAATTTGTGGTAGTAAGCTTTATTCTAGCTCCAGATGATGATGACTCTTTCATTATATCTTTAAAATGACTTGATCAAATCTTTGGAGTAGAATATCACCAAACGGAACTCACTAACGCGTCTAGAATGGTGAAAATGATAGGATTGACTCTTCTTGGGTCAAAATCGAGgctttgaaatttaaatttacacCAAACTATTgggttaaattaaaaatatattgaattttTGGGGCAGAATTATAACTTCAGTAACTCCAGAGTTTTTTtcatagatttaaaaaaatttatgatGACTGGGCGCTGATGTGGCGCTGACTGAGCATGAAGTGGAGTCTGCTTGGCAAGGTGACTTGGCACTAATGTGACGCTGACTAGGCGCTGATGTGGCAGGTACTATTCACTGTCTTCTTCCTCTCGACgaaaacaaaaaacaaactTTAAACGGACGTAACTTCTTTGTTTTAGCTCCGTTTTAGCTCTGGAAAGTTGCGTTGAATTCGTATTGACGCAAGAAATCTAATGAAGTGATCAAAACACACCGACGATCACATTTTCAAAGAATTACAGCTCCGACTTGAAATTTTCGTGTTTCAATATCTCTCGGCGAACACAGAATTGaaggctctaataccacttaTTGTGATTCTCTGATCACTATGAAGAATATTTAGGAGGAAAAACAACTTTATTTCACAAGAATATAATTACAGAGAATTTACATCAAtaatttctctctacaaaaccTCACCAAACACTCTTTTTTTCTCAATATCTCTTCCTGAATTATATTTTGTATGTTTATTTGCAAGTAAAACATAAAGCTCTATTTATAACCTTAAAAATGTGGTTGGTGGCTAATTTTCCATTCAACAATGGAAGTTTCAAGGATGGTGACTAATGGCTTAAACAATGATGTGCAACTTCTAAAATGAGTTGGTGGGCTGCTGAACATATCACAAACTTAGACCTAAACATGTTCAAAAAGCATATATCATCAAAAACTTAGTCTAAAATACAATTGTAGAAATAAACTATGTACCTGGACATCAACTCCCTCTGAAAGCATTTCCTCAGCCTCGTCTAGTACAATCATTCTAATATATATGATCAGGATTGAGAGATTGATTGCAACAAGAAAAAAGGTTTGATtgtaatataatattattttcttgtttcaatttatttgtcgaattttttattttaatctattttaaaaaaaatgtctcttttttctttacaactttttaatctcaatttttcacataacatctttaaaatcataatattaacagacattttggtacatttccAATTTCTACTTCCTTAATCCACTATTAATTTCACTACAAGAAAAGTTACCAGTCATGTTTTCTTTTTGGAATTTGTTACATACATGACGTGTCTTTAATTTAAGGTTAACCTAATATACTTAACAGTAATAgaaagaatcaagtcaaaggaatCTGATACTTATAACCTAACTTAACTTATAACCCTTACAACTACGTATTCCCCACAACTCTACAAAGAATATTTCTTTATCACACTTTTCCTTTTCCTACAAAACATACCAAAACCAAATTCCATAATTACCTCTCTCTAACTTCCCAAAAATATTTGGCCAATTTCCAAAAATGGAATCCATTGGATCTAGTTCCACCCCTTCTGACAACCACCACCATCGTCATCGCCACCATTTGATGCCAACTCAACCACTAGCCGATAGAATCATCCGTGCAGTCAGCCACCATCTCCGCCTCCTCCATCATTACGACACCACTTTCTTTATCTTAGGCGCAACCGGAAATGTATACACTGTTAACCTCTCCACCACCCCATCATGCAGCTGCCCTGATCGAACCACCCCATGTAAACACATCCTATTCGTGTTCATCCGTGTATTGGGTGTCTCCCTTGATGACATCTGTCTTCTCCGGCGAACTCTCCATCCATGTGAGCTCCAACGCCTTCTCAACTTACCCATCTCAACTGAATCATTAGCAAACCCTAATGTTCGTGAAAGGTTAGAGATGAGAGcacaattttaattatttaattatattatgtctCAACGTGTCTATCATGATGTCTAGGCATGTTTCTTTTTCATGGACCAAATATGTGAGTGTGTTTTTGGATTTGAGATTTGATCAACTTAGGACCTATTATATTGTATGCTTTAATAAAAAGGGCAGTTGAATGTACAAAATATGCATTTCGTGTTCATATGGGGTTTTGGGGGATGATCGCACACTAAGGGGGTGCAATGCAAGCAATTTGTGTCCTAACCCAAAAATTAGTGCCTAATTTCACAACTCAAACCTGCACTACGTACCAAAAACATCTCAATTTTCATTTGAAATTGTATCATCAATAACATTTTCAATAGACTTTCCAtcaaaaatctcatattttGCGACTTTGTTTCGAGGGAAACGTCCATCGATTAGTAGTGATTATGACGTAACTTATTATAGGTCACATGTACAACTTTACAATTACTCTAAGATTTCCCTTCTATTATTTGCTCTAATATCATATTAAATTACAATATGTGATCGtatcatcaaaaaatttaaaccatcaaaataacataattctaattatttaattatattatgtctCAACAGATTCCACCAGTTATTTTTTCAAGAACGGTCAAAATGTTCACCGTCGAAAATAGAAATAGAGAATGCTGTAACATGTCCAGTGTGTTTGGAAGAAATGAACAAGGAAGAAAGAGTGGCAGCTTGTGGTAGTTGTAGGAATCCATTACATGAAGAATGTTTGATGGCATGGAAGAGAAGTAACAGAAGAAGATGGATTAGATGTGTGATATGCAGGGCAAGATGGAGGGATGTGAGGGCTAATTCTGAGCAACAAGACAAGTATTTGAATTTGTCTGCTTATGATGATAACATGCAAGTGGAAGATCGACTGAGCCATTGTGGGGGTTAGGCCTTTCCATAATTGTACTATTGTAGAGTTTGATCAGTTGTAATTAATGTTGTACTAATTGTAATTATATAACTCCAGAAGTATGTATATTCAAGGGCAGGGTATCTAAAGACCTCTTAAACTGGTTGTGCTTAATTTATTCGAATTCTCATTAATTATAtcttgaaattaattatttaatagtcTTTATCTCTGTAAGATTTCATCTTAAAAGAGTGAAATACATTTGTCCGTCACGTAGATTTTTTGTCCATGtgacaatttttaaaaataaaaagggtttTTTACTATTAATTTAAAGTTCACTAGATTTTAATTTTCTCTTTGGGGTCAAATTAATAGACCTTCACTTTTTTAGGAAAAAGTAATGATTAATTGgctaaaaataatgaaattttagCCAATTTGTTTGTTATACATATTGCacggaaaaaaaaaatacattattgAAACAAATAGTTGGTACATCTAAGatatataataagaataatacaGCTGAAACTTCATTATtcgtataaaaatattatttcacttAAAATATAGGAGCGCTAACCAAGTCTTTTTAAGAATATCTATAGATTTAGcccaaaaaattaaaagttgaaACTATAAATAGTCATTgcatctaaataaaaataaataaaaaatattcaccTAATTGCAACTCCATTATTTTGGttaaatttgttttaatttCACTAAGAATAATGAAACTCTAAAGTTTCTTTTAACTGATTTTGGCCTAAAAGGAAAATACACAATTAAAAATATTGTCATTGtatctaaaaaaagaaatacacatttgatatttcattattttttttataaaactaatTTTATTTGGCTAAAACAGTGAAGTTTGAGTCAAgttgttttttctttccaaattgGCCGAAAAATAAATACACAATTGAAATAAATTGTCATTGcatttaaagaataaatttttaaaatgtaaagttCAGATAAAATTTACATTATATATCAAATTGAGCAAGAATAAAacacaattaaaataaataaattattatatatgactttttttttaatttaaaggGAGGCCCGTAGACCTCATTTTATTCAAGGACAAATCACACAAAATAGACCtaattgtgaaactatttatccTATTAGAtccaacccaaactatttacccttaATAGACTCGTGATCCAAACTATTTACCTTGTTACCCCACTTTCTCCTTTTTTATTCACGCATGACATCATGTTGACGTTAGCATCACTGCTATGAAATAATCCTCTttgatactccatcggtatattgatacaatatcggtatcatataggattgagcttaattctctgtgatactccatcggtatattgataccctatcggtatcagATAGGATTGAatgtttttttaagaaataaaaataaaaataattaagagaaaattattaaaatcacaatcttattattaaactctaaattagtagaaaatatattctttgttatactccgtcggtatattgataccatcggtatcatataggctGAATAGAAAGCATTTCCTCCAGTTAAGAGTGCATCTGCCCCGCCAACAGCTCTCCAATCTCCCCAGGTGCTCATGTTACTTAACAAAAAAGCATGAAAATGATGACGTAGGGGGTGGAAACCCTTTGTGACTGTAATCGGACGTTTTAGTCTTAAGAGAAACATAGGTCTGAGCTTAATCCTTTGTAATACTCCGTCagtatattgataccctatcTGTATCATGTAGGGTGGGCGCTGATGTCAACATTAAGTCATCTCacgaattttttaaaaaattatattattttaaaataaaaaggatgtaTGAAAGTAATGAGCCATGTAAGGGTAAATACTTTCCATTTTTGGTAACCTATCGATATTATGTAGGGTGGGTGCTGATGTCAACATTAAGTCAGCTcacgaattttaaaataaatttatgtcattttaaaataaaaagaatgtaTGAAAGTAAAAAGCCATTTAAGGGTAAATACTTTACTTTTTGGGTTATAAGTGTTATTTTCCCTTTATTCAAATCAAAGGAAATTATTATATATGACTATGAGGGGATTAACGGTTAAAAGTAGCCTATTTGGGATCAGTTAACTTTTTAAATATCTTTATCCCCACACACCTAAAAGAGTGGCTACTTGATGAGGCTAGCATGGATCGAAATGTTCGTCTGCACAATGTGCATTTTATGTCTTTGAGGTTAGGAATAAGGGTGTCCGCCTACACTATATGCATTTTATATCTTTGAGTCTAGAGATCGGGATATTTGGTCCTCGCCTATCCTTCATTGCATTTCATAATTGATGCGTATTGCTTTGAGATGTTATTGTCAGCTGAGTACGGAACCTCTAAGGCTTGGTATGTTATTATTCCTATGGTGATATAAGATTAGCTAAGGATAAGTAGATTTAGTTACAAGTTGTTGGCAACAGATTATTCGTGTTGTAATTGCTATGGTTAGGTACTGAAGTAAGGCAGGTGAGATTGTTTGAGGTTGCAGTTTGTATTGTTCTAATGGCATTGTATTCATTATCATATGATTGTGGTTGGCACCTGTCGAACTTATGGGGGGCCGAATAGGTTGTTGTTTAATGATTGAACTGTTTGTTATTTGTGTGGTTGAGTCAGGAATAGGGAAAACGGGTACGGACTATGTCGATAGTGTGGTTCTAGTAAGTTGTTGATGTTATATGCAGATTACATCGGCTGTTGTATTGTGGTTTTAGTTCCGTCTATGATATTTTTGTTATTCTATCACTTTGTGTGTTTGGTACATTATTTCGTATTAACATCCCCATTGCCTAAGAGCATCTCATTGATGCCTATAGGTTATCAAGTAGACATGGGATCCTCGTTGTGTGTGATTGAGTTTGACTGATAGTTGGTACACGTTGTTCCTTCAAGAGTTGTTGAATCTGGAGTATTCTTTTGCTTTGTATAGTTAATGGATATGTGGGGTCCCTATCCCAACTAAGTGCTAGCAGTTGTTTTAATCTTAAAAACTTGTAGACGTCTGTTGTGGTATTGTAGTTAGTTATGGCCATGTTGATTGTGTTGTTAGtcataatttttagaaaatactttcattatattttaatttttttgtggtGTTTCTTTTTTGTTTGGTTTGACCTTAACGACCAACTAATATTATTTAAGTCAATTTCAATTAACTCGCTCGGCCAAGTGAGGCATCGGTCCTCAAATTTAAATATcgtaaatttaaaaaaaaatcaacttattCTCCTCAAATTAGAGAGAGATAAAAAAGTATTTCTGAGCAATACACTGGTCAAATCTCTTTGAATTTTAGGTGAATAAATCCCCTACCCACCCAcccccaaattttttttttgaagaaacaGAATAAAATAACATGGTGAATATCTAAAAGATATGTGTGTGTTTTTCTCCTTGatgatgaaatatttttgattgatgaaagaaaaaggtaagaactCAAAGGGGAGGAAATGTGTCGGGAATGGATTAAAgatgtaattttttaaagaaattagaTATTTGAAATTGGAGAATTTTGAATTTGCCACATGTTTCTCCTTCAAAATTAAAGATATTGTGCCAACATATACTGGAAGGATATatgtaaactaaaaatataaggCAGAATACACAAACAGGCCCCTGAACTTGTTCAATTTTTTCTCTCAGGCATCTCAACTACACCATCTTTCTATTGAACCCCTGAACCATCAATAATTTATAACTTTTAAACCCACTTGGTTGACATGGCACAAAACTTCAGCAAattttttgtttgattgttAGCCTGAAATCCACCTTTTCCACGTGGAAAGTGCAatcaatcaaaactctcaaCCACTTTAATAATTTACACATCAGCAACCTAAgataaaatctaaataaactCTAAAAAGCTAAAAACAATTCATTTTCCTCACAAACACATTTCATGTTCACTGATGGTGACGAGAAAATCCTAACAAATTGATCTTATTTCAGTGATTCAAGTGAAATTTTGAAGGGATTTTGAATGTTTTGTCAAAGATATCATCTAAGATTGCAGATGATTTTGGAGTTTAATCTATtgaggtaagttcatttcctaATTTCTAtgccattttttttattattttaatgcaTGCCTTATTTTAACATGATATATagtttatttttagtattataTTAATGTGATAGTATCTTGTTAATAACTgaaaaaagttaggattttcTCGTGTTAGTTGATTTTCAGAGAATCTTATAGATTGTATTATTATAACTCATTTTTATCATGGTGATGAATTTATTCAAGGCAAAAATGGGGAAACGTATATTGGAGAAAATGAGGTGGAACCAGTTCATATCGAATTACTTTATTACACTAAAGAATTTGGGTATATTACCATTGGTGGGTTCTACGTTAAAGACCCTGCAAAATATGACTTTATTGAGATGGACAGTGACTTCAAGTTAGTGAATCTTGTGAAAGACCTAAATGATGGTGACTTTTTAGACCTTTATGTGAAGCATGCGGTGGATGAAGTAGAAGTGTCAGAAGGGATCTTAACTGATTTTCTTTGTGGGCTTAAAGTCGAAGAAAATAGTAATGTGGTTGGTGAAGAAGGCTTACAAGATATAAATGTGAATGAAAGAGAAGAGTTGTTTCATAAGGCTGAATCTGAAAATGTTAATGTTGAAGTTGGGTCAAGTGATATATCAGATCTAGAAAGGGAAGGGACTgaatctaaaaatattaatgtggAAGTTGTATCAGGTGATATATCAGATATAGAAAGGGAAGAGGCTGAATCAAATCAAGAAAACAGTACTGACTCTTAGGAGGATGTTATTCCTGATGAGTATGAATCTAAGATTGATGAAGAGTTGAGATCTCTTTAAAATGAATGGAGAAACAaagtgaaaagaaagaaaaaaaatatcttcaAACTAAGGAAATAAGACTTGGAACTGCAGGTATTGATAGAGAATTTAAAGACATAGAAAGAAATAAAACCGCTAGATACGCTGGAAGATTAGGGGTGATTAACAATATATAGATAGCTCAGAATTGGATAGTGATGACAGTAGGAATGAATTAGATTCAGATGTTGTGAGTGGTGTTGATTTACCAGcaagaagaaaaagtaaaaaggTAGATTTGATCCTGATTGTGTTTTAGCTATTTTTGAGCTTGGcaaattagaaaaattattgCGAAAGCTAGGTTAAAATTGAATCCTATTGAAAAGCATAGAGTTAGAGTCAATTGTGAGGACAagaagtgaaaatgattatCATTTGctagtatatataaatattctgATGATTTTATTGTAAAAAGTTATTAGTATATTCATGTATGTCCTACTTCAATAAATAACAGGTTGTGTACATCTAAGTTTGTTGCAGATAAGTTCAAGGATGAGATAAAATATAAACCAACCATTTATAAGATTGTGCGAAATTCAGTAATTGgtgagaattttttttggagTGTATGCTGGAAGAATTGTTTGTCATAGGACA
The genomic region above belongs to Solanum dulcamara chromosome 5, daSolDulc1.2, whole genome shotgun sequence and contains:
- the LOC129888358 gene encoding uncharacterized protein LOC129888358 codes for the protein MESIGSSSTPSDNHHHRHRHHLMPTQPLADRIIRAVSHHLRLLHHYDTTFFILGATGNVYTVNLSTTPSCSCPDRTTPCKHILFVFIRVLGVSLDDICLLRRTLHPCELQRLLNLPISTESLANPNVRERFHQLFFQERSKCSPSKIEIENAVTCPVCLEEMNKEERVAACGSCRNPLHEECLMAWKRSNRRRWIRCVICRARWRDVRANSEQQDKYLNLSAYDDNMQVEDRLSHCGG